Part of the Quercus lobata isolate SW786 chromosome 6, ValleyOak3.0 Primary Assembly, whole genome shotgun sequence genome, gtataaaaaaaaatcgtaaaaaaaaaaaattagttattttatcATTTACCCATAAGAGGTTTCTAAAAGTAGGTCCTAAACCAATGCCCTTAAAGATTAGTGTAAATAGTTTTACACTAGATAAAGTTTAAGCGTAACAACGGAAAACCTCATAGGTCAATGCAATTTTCtcgtattattattattattttatattagataaaatttctactttagcctaatctaagtgtatatgtgtgtgaacctccctcctggagacttgaatcctGACCCTTGCTCCCAACACTCTACAAaaatttatacttgtgaagtgaccactGCACTAAGGGTACGCGTTAGTCTCATATTATTTACTAGGCAGTCTTCAATGACAAAAATCCTATCTTAATTACCTTCAATTTCTAGTAAGTAATGTTAGGATataattttttccataatttttttttcattagttaagGGGAAAAATATAAGTGTTTATTGATATGCACACATATATTTGTATAAATCTATCTTTAATACCACGTTTATTATGATATATCAATCACATCATTATTGATATGcacacatatatttttataaatctatCTTTAATACCACGTTTATTATGATATATCAATCACatcaaaataattgtaaaacattttctttttccaacaAGATCGATTGTTCTTCTTGTAAACACTGTTCGAATTGTCAATTTATGCCAATGAAACTGACCGATTGTAATCCATCATAGTGTTTCCAATACTTGAGTCAACATGACAAAAATACTACTGTGCAGGTGAAAGAAAAGTCCTTaaattgattatcaaaaaaagggaaaggacCTTGTAGTAATACATGAGGGGAAAGCAGGTTTAATTTAACCAACCACAAAATCAAATAcggaaaatgaaaatgattgcTTCCCTTTCAATGATGCTCACACTGTCAATATAACGTCATGAAGAAATTAAATtagcaaaaataacaaaaaatgaattatggaaattaaagaagataaaatgggtttttgttttgttttgtttttgataatgaaTCTGCAGGTTACTATGAAGGAACATTATAAAATGCTCTAAATATTAAAGAAGATGAAATGCTCAGTTTCTGTCACCAAACGAGTTGCAAAATGCTCCCAACTCTAAAGagttttcaattaaatttcttttatccTAAAATTCTACTCCATTATAATTTATCACAAGCTCTAAATATGTTAAAGAGGTTTTTAGATAAACCTTTTATTACAAAATCTTTACAGTTAATATATTATAGTTTCTATTAACAATTCCAAATATGCACTTAATTAGATCGAGCTCATAAACTTTGCATGTAAAGACAAGCTTGGGAGGACAGGATTGGACAAAGCAACACCCATCATATATCGAACTTTATTTTATGTCCATGTCTTTTTCTCATTTGCTCTGGTAAACAACTCCGTAGACTAGAATCACATGAACACACCTTCTCTGTTGAAAAAATATGTTTGATGTGCCAAAAAGTTTGTTTGCATTATTGCAAGAGTACTATGTAATAATCAAATTTAGTGGTCAAGTTGTCAATTTTCATGTTTGTCCCATACTCAACTTTCTAAGATCACAAGCTGTATCTATTATTTTCATACGATCCTATATTAGGAAGTCAAACGAACTAGATTTTCAAATGAACGTAGAAAACGTGGGTTCTCACATCTCTATATTACGGgagtttattaatatattttttttctccatatcCTTGACAATTGCAGGAGTTAAAAACTGCAAATGTAATGACAATAACCTTTggctttattaatttttagccTTGATAACCAATCTTCAAGAATGCCATCTTTAGATCTACTTCTTGAGGTCTAGTATGATGgtgaaatggagaaaaaaaaggtttgaaatttaatttgtttcaaGCCTAATTTATTTTGGTTATCATTAATGAGTTCTTAGTAGGGCACAAATTAGGGTTGAAACAAACGACTTGTTAGGACTTTTTAGAATTAGGGTGTGCAATTTTTGATTGACTGAAAAATGTTTCGATATTCCAAAAATTGCACTTTTCTTTAGCTaatcttgggtttttttttttaagacccAACAAAACTTACAATTTGTCATGGTTTACGAATAATAAACCTATTGGACCTAacaataaatatgaaattttgaggttttgctagttaaatttttttggatagttttttttttttttttttttgagattctTTTACCTTTGGCTAGACAAACAATACAACTCTTGCACAAAAGTCCTAATATAGAGTGAGGGGATCAAATATTGAGGCTCTTtcttaagaaatatatatatatatatatatatataatctgaTGATGCCGAGAATCGTCAATAAGTCACACAATACTCACGTGCCCGAGACAATACctgtaaaacaaaaacaaataaaacccTAGGAGAATActggtgtggtaccggccaaagaccctccgaaggttaagttagagaacttttCACAACTTTAGAGTGCCAGAGTTGGGGGAATTATGCGTACTGTAgtttgtgagggttttggggtttttatagtagcgtAGGGTTGACATCCGTTCCTTGGCCTAGAAGATCTTTCCTTGTGGGAGAgatcttttttaatttgcaTATCTTACggaatcctttccttataggagtcttcttgatTAGGGTTTATCGTGGGGCGCAACATAAATTCACACGTGAAGCCTAAGCAAAAGACATGCTGGACCTGTCAAGAATTCCTTTTACCCCCGTCAGCTTCATCCTGTCAACTTATCATTCCGTCTACGCCTTCTGGTTGTCTCGTCCATGCATAGATGATCTTGAGGCGCACTCGTCAGCCTTGAGATGGACCATCGGCTTTGTGGAGTCATTTACAAGTTCATTAGCAAGGTTGTCAGATACAACAAGTCCATCTCCTTTGACTTAGACTTCAAGAATTTCCCTTATTATAATCTACAAGTCAATATTGGAGGCATATGCATAAAATTATATGCAAGACTAATTCATCTAGAATTATTGCAGATATccgaaatatttttaaaaaaaaatttatttgtgaatATCGCCTCCTTAATTAACTATTGAATACATGGTTTCACACTTCTTAGATTAATACATGCATAAGATGAATCTCACTTCTATAACTATTGAATACGTGATTAGAAATGCTATTTACTAACATTGTTGCCTCGGTAGCTCGAACCTATGACATTGTCCTTAAAACCCCCTAAACACTTAATAGGGAGGTACCAACCGCCTAAAGGTGCGGTGGTAATCTAAATCTGTTTTGATCATTCATTGTCCAGTGAATTCTTTCTTCGGAGTTAAGAGATGAGCCTAGGGCttacatttatattatatgCTTAATCCATTGATTTCTTTTAGCCGCTTAGCATAAAAAGAAACCTCCGACTCCTGTGTGCAAATCTTACATTATTGAAGAGCCAATAAAAATGTAAACTTATAAAttcttaaaacatattaatCAAAGATTAGAATATTATTTTGTAGTTGTGCTTAAGATTTATACTTATCAGTTTCATCTATTTATTTCTTTCGCTTATtaggaacaaaaaaagaaaaagaaaaaaatcattgcCTGTTGAACCACTCAAGGCCACTTGGTCAACAAAGCATGACTGTGATGGTGATCCTTTAATTATATAAGCTTGATGCATACTATGGAAGTCAATTGGTCAACAGATTCATGTAACCAAGATATAATGTAACAAAAAAGCCTTAaccagtttcaaaaaaaaaaaaaaaaagccttaacCCAAGCTCAGCCAAAGTTTGAGCCAGTTTATATAGCCAAGTGAAGTGAAGCCAAAAAACAAGTCAATTCAACTGTGTTAACCGAAAGTAACTGCCAATCAACtaaaagaagggtaaaaaaaaaaaaaaaactaccataaagaaaagaaacaacatgcAGTACAAAAACAAACAAGACAAAATAACCCAATTCACTGACTCCCtagttaaaaatttttgttctcttattgcaattgtaattattttggttgggagagagagagagagagagagagagaggtggaaTGAATTAAGTTTTAAAGGCTTTGAAGGGCCCATCAAACCACCCTTGTCTCAATTTCCACTGCCCCATGTCCCTTAGAACATGGAGGAAATTATGGCAGAttcaatcttctctctctctcacccaaaTTCCCAACCATAAAAGCTCTCAAACCACCCCCGAATACTTCCTAGTTCTTGAAGCAACAAAACCATCATGCCAAGTGAGGAGCCACAAccaaaaagaaagtgaaaaaaaagaaaccccaCTTTCTATACCATCATTACAATCAAATCCAACAAGAAAAGCAGCCATAATTAGAACTTCTTTACCAATCACTTTTCTCAAATCCATTCACACACAATAAACTAAAACACTTCCTATCTTTCCCAActctaaaaacaaagaaaaatggagATTGAATCAGTCAAGTGTGAGTGTTGTGGACTCAAAGAAGATTGTACACAAGACTATATAAATGAAGTCAAGGCCAAGTTTGATAACAAATGGCTATGTGGGTTGTGCTCAGAAGCAGTAAGTGATGAAGTTAGCCGAGGCAAAAAGTCATTTGATATGGAAGAAGCTGTGAAGGCTCACATGTCATTTTGTCGTAAATTCAAATCAAACCCTGCAGTTCGAGTAGCCGATGGGATGAGGCAGATGCTAAGAAGAAGGTCAGGTGatttatcatcatcatcaccatcaccatcttCTTCTAATAAGAAGTATTCAAAATCAGCAAGCACTTCACAAGTGAGCGATGCATCAACTTTCTCATTGTACtaattggaaaagaaaagaagtaatTAAGGGAGGCCTATCCTATGGTTGGAATAATAAAGTTTCAACTTGTCTTGTACAGGGGATATGTTTCAAGCGGGGGCTTCTCTTCTTGGTTTTTCTAGTTATTCCAAGTGATTGATATTAGTATGTTTTACTGTTCTTTTTTCTAGCTAGAAGGACAACAATTTTCAAGGGAAAAATCTTAACTTTATTAACTTTTATGGAAGAAAAAACCTTCTACTTTTCGTATCCCAGAAATGAAAAACATTCCTAGAACACCCACCATGTattctctctctacttttcttttcttttcattttttttaattaaaaagaagaagaagaagaaccctTTATGTTGAATTTTTGCATgtccttcaaaaaattttgaacttggGTACTCGAagctgaggtttttttttttttttttttttttttccttgttaattttactttaatttttcttaatgaATGATCGATTCTTTTAATGACTTGAAGTTGCATAAATGAATTAGAAAAGGTATaacttcatatttttttataaatttaaatagcCAATTTTAGTCTGCATGTCCAATGACTTTGAAGTGCTATTGGAGGAAAGTAGAATTATTAGGTTGAAAAGTACAAAATTGAACACCCTGGTTTTCTTGATGCCAAAGATATTTTTCAACTTGGCTCGCTTATTTTATTGTGACcaataaaatctttttctttttttggagatgAATGTGtccaataaaatcaataacatATCTGGGTTTTGCAATATTAAACTGCACTAGTTAAGGGTCAACCTCCCactccacatttttttttttgggggggggggggggcggcgTGGTGGGGGTTAATCAACTAGAAAGGACAAATTGAACATTGTTGCTTGAGCttcaattattttaagttttaaaaaaggaaaaactcactCCACTAGAAAGGACAAATTGAACATTGTGCCCTAGGCTTCAATTATTAAgttaaaatattgattttttccATTATTGGCAGTGGTTGAGACAGGGAAACATGTTTATCTCTGTAACAATCGCTTTGTAATGATAAAATGCAAATGGGGTACCACTGAGTTTCTGCAGGACCCAAATTGGATTTGTGGACAATCAATCAAATTCTTGTTTGAGCTGCCTCTGTTTCTGTTGCTTAGATAAGCTTGACTCCTTTCATGAAGACAACTTCTCTCATAATACACCCCAAATTAAGCTAATAGAGGTTAAAATATGGATTGTCCCTAAAGCTATGAACATAGACCTAATTCATATTCTAGGAAAAAACAAAGTTTAATATGTTTTAGTGTACAAGTTATTGCCAATGACCCTTAGCTTAAAACTAGTACTTCCAGCTATTCTAACAAAAATGTTCAAGTTGGAATTCCCAAATTTACAATAATGGTGGTCAAAGAGGATGTATACAGTTAGTcgataaaaatcaaatttacaATAATGATGGTCAAAAATCTCATGCGAATATGATAATGATGTTCTCTAGAAATATACATTCACCTAAGAAATAGACTATTTccggagaaaaagaaagttgttCCAATAATCAAGTTCCATGCATGTGTTTAGTTGGAGTGCTTATTCATGGGGGCGAAAATAGCCAAATAACACATTTTCGCAAACTATGTTGTAATCTACTACTGTTTCGAAAATACTTAGGGGTTTACCACTTTTTTGGTTACTTGAGTTTGacaaaattgagtttttgaaactcgagtttcaagtGATTGGTAGATCCATACATATTTccttgctaattttttttttaaaatagcgGTAATGGACAAATTTTGCCTATTCATGGGGTcaaaacattttgtttatttggtttCTTTCACTAAGAAACTGAAGGTGCCGTCTGCCGTGTCTGATTCGAACCATGAACCATCAATGGCAATAGCACCTCGAATTGGATTCCTGAAACTGTCAGGCATGCAATTAATGAAAAGGCATTCAATTTTGGTAGAGGGTACATGTTAGAGTCTGAGCCGTAAAATCCTCAGATGCCTGCCCACTTAATTCAGGTACATACATAATAATAGAGAATGAAATCTATGTGCTTAAACCATCTTCTACGATTCTATGGGCAGGAGGAAAATGCAGGTCCCCATCTACAAACCAAGCATCTTAATATATCTTATATGGTGCGTTGTCGTGCCCTCACAAAAAGTTTGACTACTaatcaaacttttcattttcttattagaGTGACATTTTACATCATGATACAATTACTTGCTCCTAATAAAAATGCAGAATAATTGTAGAGAGATTCCTCCAAAAAGCATGTAGCACCTACTTTTTGGAAGCAGCTGAAAATGcccatttttaaggttttttttttttttgatatgccCATTTTTAAGTTCTTGTGTATGCAATGCTTGTGTTAGTGCAAACACAATGATAATGGaaataacataaaaagaaactgtataatacttttgaattttattaatttaaagagaaaaattacacaacactatttggattGAGGCGCGACACTCACTCTCCTTAAGGAGATttaagcccttggttggctaaactttgtaaccgGTGCAAACCTTCTCcgacttgtctcccccaggatacaaTAGCCCAATAAGTGTCATATGGTtagaacaacctctgcacaaagtgttcaagcccaaaactcCACCAAAAAGAACACTCTTCCTCGCCAAGaacatctctatttttttagtgtatttccattttttatatCTCCACCCTTCACCTCCCCATTGCGCATGTATCTAccccaatatctgagacaattcatgttagtcCATTAATCACTacaattaaaaagaacaaaatagtcTCTcaccttttcaatgtgggattaaatattttcactaaCTCCTCATTTTCCATACTCACTctcacatctttacatttatattgtaacatttattcattttaattatttaatattaaaatgctccaacaatcccccactcattttaatattaaattttatagttaaagagagattaccaagcaaagatgggtcactatgcatcatgaaggtgtgctctgcattgaaccttcacttagtaaaACAACGATCTCAACTCCAAAGTCGTAGTGGTCTTCGACTTGAATTATGACTGCTTTAGGAAAATTAAGCATCATTGCTTACACATAACAACCCAAgtgttgacatgagcttttatagctagcactttaTGGCCGTGTGCTGATCCCAGTTTCATGAGTGCatttgagattaagtccaaatctcatagggagcAGCCTGACCCCcacactcacataggtgaaattttgtcaACGGTGCTCTTGTAATTCTGACACCCCACTTATACaagctacaaatttcattaagagtttttaactcaacctctccacattacacataacaacccaagtgttgacatgagcttttatagctagcactttaTGGCCTTGTGCTGATCCTAGTTTCATGAGTGCatttgagattaagtccaaatctcatagaGAGCAGCCTGACCCCcacactcacataggtgaaattttgtcaACGGTGCTTTTGTAATTCTGACACCCCACTTATACaagctacaaatttcattaagagtttttaaCTCAACCTCTCCACATTACAAGATAAATGCATTTACATCATAGGtatgaacaataaaaaaattatttacaaaataaatagtgcatttcttacGATCATCAtatgattcgtttttcccattgaacccaattctcaggATCTTTGGTACTTGGGTTGGGTATCCTTATACATGGCTCATGATTCTAGGGACTTTAGTCCCATCCCCCTCAATGTATTCCAGACCctatcttttgccaaggccttggtaaatggatctgtaagattatcattagatttaataCAATTCACAGTTATGatgccactactcaaataagaACGCACAATAttgtgctttcttcttataggtctgGATTTATCATTGTAATAACGatttttaactctaccaattgcGACAAtactatcacaatgaattaatataggtggaattggcttttcccaaagtggaatttcatataacaaatcttTAAGCCAATTTGTCTCTTCACTAGCTAaagctaatgctattaattcagtttccattgttgaattagcaattattgtttgctttttagatttccaacaaatagcaccactacctaaggtaaaaatataaccaatggtagagagagaatcacttgacaaagtattccaatcggcatcactaaaagcttcaatcacagcaagatattttttataaaattagcCATAActtttggtaccaattaaatatctcaTGACTCACTTaatagctagccaatgatctttactaggCTTGCTAGTGAATCTGCTTAGCACTTCTACTGCATATGTAATGTCAGGTCCAGTACAATCAGTAACATAacgcaaactaccaatgatgctagcataatccttttgattaaaaatctcatcatcattattcacaggaaacaaatgaacactagaatcaaaagAAGTAACTACACTTGTAACGACCCCACCCCacctgtgtagatattgtccgctttgggatctcatacccctcacggttttgttctccctCAAAGCACACAGTAGTGGGGGAAAAAACCTCTACACATTAAAGGGAGGttattccttataaacacattctcatgtgcttccctaggcgacgtgagattccatggaatgcaagaccccccttttgggtcactacaatgcACCCCCCTTACGGGCACATGCATCCTTGCATGTAGGGCCCACACTTCCGGTTAGGGCATGACTatgataccatctgtaacgaccccaccctacctgtgtagatattgtccactttggggTCTCATACCTttcacggttttgttctccctCAAAGCACACAGTAGTGGGGGAAAAGACCTCTAAACATTAAAGAGAGGTCATttcttataaacacattctcatgtgcttccctaggcaatgtgggattccatggaatgcaagaccccccttttgggtcactacaacacttttgtgatcatgaaaattatatctcctcaatattttctcaacataatgtgattgatcaagaaatattccatcacatgtttttgtaattttcattcctaaaataaaattagtctcaccaagatctttcatatcaaaatggcttttaagcaGATTTTTCgtctcatttataacatgcatatttgagccaaaaatcaacatatcatccacatagaggctaataataacatgtaaattattccatgatttagaataaatacatttatcacattcatttgatttataaccattctcaatcatgcaggaatcaaacttttcatgccactgcTTAGGTGTTTGTTTTAAGCTatatagggatttagttagcttacataccttgctttcttgtCCAGGCTCTACAAAGCCTTTGGGTTGATCCATATAAATCTTTTCCTCTAGGTCCCCATTTAGAAAAGTAGTtgttacatccatttgatgaattttcaaatcaaaagttgcaacaatagcaattaacaatctaatagatgtaattcttgttaccgAAGAAACaatatcaaagaaatcaagatcagctTTTTGCTTAAAGCCTTTTACAAGaagtctagctttaaacttatctattaATCCAtccggtttcaacttttttctaaggacccatttacaacctatggtcttacTCTTACAACCTggtggaagatctactaatttccaagttctattagaaattagagattccatctcatcatttacagactctttccaaaatatagcaTCAGGTTATGTTaaaacctttttaaaattttggggattttccttaatgttaaaaacataataatcaggaccaaaatccttttcaactctagctcttttactccttctaggttccatttcaaaattttcttgattttgtaaatgtgaagttgaagaactaggttgtgacaaaatattttcttcacccccactatttttcaatttaaaaggaaaattttcttcattaaaatttgcATCACcagattaaaaaattattttgttttcaagattaaaaaatctataggcTGTACTATTAATCGCATAATCAAGAAAAGTACAGGTAGtagctcttatacctaatttaggtATTTTAGGGTCAGTAATAAGCAAGACAACCTCATAAtctcaaatatcccaaatttggcttatgtcctttccacatctcaaaagatgtggtgtgtgactttttatgtggcaccttattcaaaacatgacatgcagttaaaatagtttcaccccaaaaatgtaaaggtgcaccaaattcaattaacatggcatttgttaactcaattaaagttctattttttctttcagccacaccattagaaATAGGTGAATATGGTGCAGTAGTTTCAAGGATAATTCCCAAAAACTgaacaaatgagttgaatgcacttgattcatactcacagcttctatcacttcttattctttttatttttctaccgaattgattttcaacttcttttaaaaaatcttgaaatttttcaaaagcatcacttttatttttcaaaaaataaatagttgtatattttgagaaatcatcaataaaagtgataatatatttatttcccCCACAagt contains:
- the LOC115950695 gene encoding uncharacterized protein LOC115950695 yields the protein MEIESVKCECCGLKEDCTQDYINEVKAKFDNKWLCGLCSEAVSDEVSRGKKSFDMEEAVKAHMSFCRKFKSNPAVRVADGMRQMLRRRSGDLSSSSPSPSSSNKKYSKSASTSQVSDASTFSLY